CAATGAATAAGACACGAGGGATGAAACAACAACTGGTGGGAACGGTTTTGAGCAACAAGATGGACAAAACCGTGACGGTACAGGTGGAACGGCTCGTACGCCATTCGGTGTACAAGAAATTTGTCCGCCGCCGGGCCCGTTATGCAGCCCATGATGAAAACAATACCTGCGGTATCGGTGACCGGGTGATGATTACGGAATCCAGACCGCTTAGTAAGCGCAAGCGCTGGCGCATAAGCCAGATCATCGAAAAAGCGGTTTGATCACAGGGGATAAAGAAAATGATCCAGGCGGAAACAAGATTGTCTGTTGCAGATAATTCCGGCGCAAAAGAGGTGTATTGCATCAAGGTCCTCGGAGGCAGCCGAAGACGGTACGCCCGCATCGGAGATATCATTGTGGTGTCGGTCAAAGAGGCCATACCCAATTCAAAGGTCAAAAAAGGCGATGTGTTAAAGGCCGTGGTGGTTCGCACCAAAAAGGAAACCCGTCGGCCTGACGGCTCCTATATCCGGTTTGACGATAATTCTGCAGTGCTGATCAATCAGCACCGGGAACCCGTTGGAACCCGTATTTTTGGGCCGGTGGCCCGCGAGCTTCGGGCGCACCGGTTCATGAAAATCATCTCATTGGCACCGGAAGTTCTGTAACACAGCCTTATTTATCGATCCTATGGATAGAATCAGGCCGGGAGGGAAACGGTTCATGGAAAAAGTCAAGTGTCGCATCAAGAAAAATGACAAGGTCAAGGTCCTTGCCGGCAAGGATCGGGGAAAGATTCGCAACGTGCTCAGCGTGGACCGCAAACACAATCGTGTGATGGTGGAAAATGTCAACATGGTCAAGCGCCATCAGAAACCCGGGCCCCAGAGCCGTCAGGGCGGCATTATCGAGGGTGAGGCGCCCATTGACGCATCCAATGTGATGCTGGTCTGCGCCAAATGCGCCAAGCCCACCCGAATTGGGAACAAGCGCCTGGAAGACGGCAAAAAGGTGCGGATCTGCAGTAAATGTAAAGAACATCTCGATGCCTAGCAGGTCATAACCGGAGGGTATTTCATGTCACTGAAAGAGGTATATCAAAACGAGGTCATTTCCGGACTGCGGAAGGCCTTTGAGTACAAAAACATTCACCAGGTCCCCAGGCTGGATAAGATTGTCATCAACATGGGACTTGGAGAGGCCATTCAGAATATAAAAGTGCTGGATTCCGCCCAGGCCGAGCTCAAGGTGATCACAGGCCAGGCGCCCGTGGTGACCCGGGCCAAGAAGTCGGTGGCTGCTTTTAAGGTGCGCGAGGGCATGCCCATCGGCTGCATGGTCACCCTGCGTCAGCAGCGGATGTATGATTTCTATGAAAAACTGGTCAATGTCGCCCTGCCGCGGGTCCGGGATTTTCGCGGGGTGTCGGGCAAAGCGTTTGACGGTTTCGGCAATTATACCCTGGGCATCAAAGAGCAGATTATCTTTCCGGAAATAGAGTATGACAAGGTGGAATCCATCAAAGGGATGAATATCACCATTGTCACCACGGCCCAAACCAATCCGGAAGGAAAGGAGCTGCTTCGGCTCCTTGGGATGCCGTTTCGCAATTAATGGGGAAAACCGCACCCGGGCAGGTGGAGTTTTCACGGATCCGGATCCACGGATAAGGAGGAAGAAAGTTTGGCGAAAAAAGCGCTTCGCGAAAAGGCGATGAAACAACCCAAATTTAAGGTCAGGGCGTACAACCGTTGCCCGATTTGCGGACGGTCCAGGGCCTACATGCGCAAATTCGGCATCTGCCGCATCTGTTTTCGAAATATGGCCTCCGAAGGTCTGCTGCCGGGCGTGAAAAAATCAAGCTGGTAGACGCCCGGAATCAGGGGCTGTGGCATGGAAGTATGATCAAGGGAAAAGGACGGATTGTGAATTTCCATTATTTTATTTTGATAAAAAACGGAGTAGGCCATGTTGAGTGATCCACTTGCGGATATGTTGACCCGCATTCGAAACGCCGGCAAGGCAAAACACAAAAGTGTGGATATTCCCGGTGCTAACATCAAGGTCGCCATGGCGGACGTGATGAAACGGGAAGGCTACATTAAGAACTATAAGTTCATCAAGGACAACAAGCAGGGTTTTCTGCGGGTTTTTCTGAAATATGACGCCAATGACCGGCACGTGATTTATGGCCTGGAAAGGGTCAGCAAGCCCAGCCGCCGTGTCTATGTCGCAAAAGACGAGATCCGGCCGGTGTTAAACGGCCTGGGCGTATCTGTTCTGTCGACCTCAAGAGGGATCATGACCGACAGGCAGGCCAAAAAGGAAAACATCGGCGGGGAAGTTCTCTGCAATATCTGGTAGTCAAGGAGTCAAAAATGTCTCGCGTGGGCAAGAAACCGATACCCGTACCGGAAAAAACAAAACTGAGCTTTAACAGCGGCATGCTTACTGTGGAGGGGCCCAAGGGGACGCTTACCCGGCAGATTCATCCGGAGGTCACCCTGGAACTCGGCGATGAGCAGGTTGTGGTGAGCGTGGCGCGCAATGATAAGAAAGCCAAGTCGCTGTGGGGCACTACCCGGGCTCAGGTGGCCAACATGATCACCGGGGTGAGCAGCGGCTTTGTGCGGGTCCTGGAAATCAACGGCATTGGATACCGGGCCGAGATCAAGGGGAGCAATCTGGAATTGCATCTGGGGTACTCGCATCCCATTCATTTTGTTCTTCCCGAGGGCATTGACGCGGCGGTGGACAAATCAGCCATCCGGCTTTCCGGCATCGACAAGGAACTGCTTGGTTTTGCGGCATCTTCCATTCGGCAGATGCGCCCGCCCGAGCCTTACAAGGGCAAGGGCGTGAAGTATGCCGAAGAACAGATTCAGCGCAAAGCCGGCAAAACAGCGAAATAATCCTTTCATTATCTTCATGTACAACAGGGATTGGCGATTATGGGTTCGACACAAAAACGTGAGGCCATGCGTATCAAGCGGAAAAAACGAATCCGGAAGAAGGTGCAGGGTACGCCCCAGCGTCCGAGACTGACGGTTTTCCGCAGCGCACGGCACATATATGCGCAAATCATTGATGATACCCGCGGTGAGACACTGGCTTCGGCTTCCACAATGGAAAAGCAGGTCCGGGATCAGGGCAAATACGAAAATAAGGTGGCTGCTGCCGATGAAATCGGCAAGCTTCTCGCCCAGCGGGCTTCAGGCAAAGGCATTACGTCGGTGGTTTTTGACCGCAACGGGTACATGTACCATGGCCGGGTTCGGGCTGTGTCCGAAGCGGCGCGAAAAAACGGGTTGGATTTTTAATAAAGAGAATAAGGAGGCGATCCCTTGCTCAAGAAGGAAACAGACGAGAACTTGTTTATTGACAAGGTCGTTCATATCAGCCGCGTGGCCAAAGTGGTCAAGGGCGGCCGGCGGTTTAGCTTCAGCGCCATGGTCGTCGTTGGCGACGGACAGGGCAATGTGGGCTTCGGTCTTGGAAAGGCCCATGAAGTGCCCGAGGCCATTCGCAAAGGCGTTGAAAAAGCGAAGAAAAGCATGATAGCCGTGCCTCTGGAGGATGGAACGATTGCGTATTCGGTCAATGGCAGATTCGGTGCGGGATCGGTTTTTTTAAAGCCAGCGGGAAAGGGTACCGGCGTGATTGCCGGCGGTGCTGTCCGTGCGGTTTTGGAAGCCGTTGGGATTCGCAACATCCTGACAAAATGCATCGGTTCAAACAATCCGCACAATGCAGTCCGGGCTACCATGGACGGTCTTGCCCAGCTTCAGAGCAGGGATCAGGTGGCCAGCAAGCGCGGGATACAGGCAGAAGAACTTTCGATATAAGGAAATTTGGCAAATGGCC
Above is a window of Desulfosalsimonas propionicica DNA encoding:
- the rpsQ gene encoding 30S ribosomal protein S17; this encodes MNKTRGMKQQLVGTVLSNKMDKTVTVQVERLVRHSVYKKFVRRRARYAAHDENNTCGIGDRVMITESRPLSKRKRWRISQIIEKAV
- the rplN gene encoding 50S ribosomal protein L14 translates to MIQAETRLSVADNSGAKEVYCIKVLGGSRRRYARIGDIIVVSVKEAIPNSKVKKGDVLKAVVVRTKKETRRPDGSYIRFDDNSAVLINQHREPVGTRIFGPVARELRAHRFMKIISLAPEVL
- the rplX gene encoding 50S ribosomal protein L24, which translates into the protein MEKVKCRIKKNDKVKVLAGKDRGKIRNVLSVDRKHNRVMVENVNMVKRHQKPGPQSRQGGIIEGEAPIDASNVMLVCAKCAKPTRIGNKRLEDGKKVRICSKCKEHLDA
- the rplE gene encoding 50S ribosomal protein L5 — translated: MSLKEVYQNEVISGLRKAFEYKNIHQVPRLDKIVINMGLGEAIQNIKVLDSAQAELKVITGQAPVVTRAKKSVAAFKVREGMPIGCMVTLRQQRMYDFYEKLVNVALPRVRDFRGVSGKAFDGFGNYTLGIKEQIIFPEIEYDKVESIKGMNITIVTTAQTNPEGKELLRLLGMPFRN
- a CDS encoding type Z 30S ribosomal protein S14; protein product: MAKKALREKAMKQPKFKVRAYNRCPICGRSRAYMRKFGICRICFRNMASEGLLPGVKKSSW
- the rpsH gene encoding 30S ribosomal protein S8; the encoded protein is MLSDPLADMLTRIRNAGKAKHKSVDIPGANIKVAMADVMKREGYIKNYKFIKDNKQGFLRVFLKYDANDRHVIYGLERVSKPSRRVYVAKDEIRPVLNGLGVSVLSTSRGIMTDRQAKKENIGGEVLCNIW
- the rplF gene encoding 50S ribosomal protein L6, with the protein product MSRVGKKPIPVPEKTKLSFNSGMLTVEGPKGTLTRQIHPEVTLELGDEQVVVSVARNDKKAKSLWGTTRAQVANMITGVSSGFVRVLEINGIGYRAEIKGSNLELHLGYSHPIHFVLPEGIDAAVDKSAIRLSGIDKELLGFAASSIRQMRPPEPYKGKGVKYAEEQIQRKAGKTAK
- the rplR gene encoding 50S ribosomal protein L18, with translation MGSTQKREAMRIKRKKRIRKKVQGTPQRPRLTVFRSARHIYAQIIDDTRGETLASASTMEKQVRDQGKYENKVAAADEIGKLLAQRASGKGITSVVFDRNGYMYHGRVRAVSEAARKNGLDF
- the rpsE gene encoding 30S ribosomal protein S5, which produces MLKKETDENLFIDKVVHISRVAKVVKGGRRFSFSAMVVVGDGQGNVGFGLGKAHEVPEAIRKGVEKAKKSMIAVPLEDGTIAYSVNGRFGAGSVFLKPAGKGTGVIAGGAVRAVLEAVGIRNILTKCIGSNNPHNAVRATMDGLAQLQSRDQVASKRGIQAEELSI